ATgttgaagtaatattttattgaaattaagttTGATACTGTTACATCGAAGCTTATTACAAAGCACAAGCTGcagaataaattacataatacaGTTACAACTGTTGACACATAATATGGTCCAATAATGGTTTTATAATTGGAAGGTTTTTATGATATAAAAACATTTGTTTCTCAGGAATATGAAGATGTTAGCGGGAATAAGGACTATTTTCAAGATTCTCAGTTTCTAGTATTTGTTAATCGGATTCTGGCATTTTTGATGTCAGGTTTATATTTACTAGTTCAAAGACAACCGCAACATAAAGCTCCACTTTATAAGTATGCATTCTGTTCCCTGTCAAATATCATGAGCAGTTGGTGTCAGTATGAAGCATTAAAATATGTTAGCTTTCCAACACAGGTACTTATTGTCTTCTTATCTACTTTTGAAACATTcataatgataaattatataaatacttacataTTTCAGGTATTGGCAAAAGCTTCTAAAATCATACCAGTTATGATAATGGGGAAAATAATCTCGCATACCACATATGAGTATTACGAATATGTCACAGCAATACTTATTTCAATTGGAATGACATTCTTTATGTTAGATAGCTCTGATTATAAAAACAGTAATATGTCTGACATTAatagataatatatattttttatgtttttaatcttATCAGtactataatattaacattttcagaTGGAGCTACCACTGTTTCTGGTGTTATTCTCTTAGGAGGCTACTTAATATTAGATAGCTTTACAAGTACCTGGCAAAATGCGTTATTTATGGAATATGGCGCAACAAGTGTACAAATGATGTGTGTAGTTAATATGTTTTCCTGTTTATTTACCGCAATGTCCTTATTTCAACAATCGAGTTTTCCTCTCGTATTTTCGTTCATGACAAAggtaacaaattaaatttaatggaataaatcttcttgataattataatattattatttctttatagtaTCGTAGATTTATTATCGATTGTTTACTTATGTCGATCTGTTCTGCAACTGgtcaattgtatattttttatacaatttccaaATTTGGACCAGTGACATTTGTCATTATAATGACTATTCGACAGGTAAtaatctttatttaattatgttgTAATTATGCTTAGTATTTTAATGTTAGTAACGTGTAcgagatataaatgaaattttaattctgtTTCAGGGTCTAGCTATATTATTATCCTGTTTAATGTATCACCATCGTGTAACAGTTATTGGAATAACTGGTATACTGTTAGTATTTGGTTCTGTATTTCTACGAacatattgtaataatagactACGAGCAATTAGACGACGCAGAGCGGCGAGcaataatataaaagattaattttaaaaacaagtATAGGTATAATTTCTATCATTTCTGTATATTACTTTCCTTGAGTTTGTCCACTTAATGAGTATAACATATCGATCACGATAAGTTGAATTTTGaacgtttattattttattatatacccCTAAGTAAAAATTTAGAGCATACATTGAAACTTTTTATATAAGAGACACGAATCATTCATtaagattatatttattttcatataattatttcgtGTAACTATTCTATGTAATtggataatttttataaaaaaaatgttaataaaaaggaaatttattttaaaaatagatattgCAAATGTCTATAAAAATCCGTGTGTGAGTGTataaatgtgtgtgtgtgtgtgtgtatatatacgcATATGTATGTACTGTTACATAGTATCAAaggtataaaaattgaatatagatagagtttcattattttcatttctttcccttttgtatattgtatacattaaaattttgtaatatttgaaCTTTATGTTGCATTTATA
Above is a genomic segment from Nomia melanderi isolate GNS246 chromosome 8, iyNomMela1, whole genome shotgun sequence containing:
- the LOC116423872 gene encoding adenosine 3'-phospho 5'-phosphosulfate transporter 1 — its product is MRNFMSDLIICILLLLSVSLVFGVSELIQYLVNTGEKFLESSSYNWIVRLCLNLLSYATVLLPGCLIYKYVRHTKYIQRGGKGCIPRLIHSCFMGHCETGLLDSSYTSTPSNITQRTFMQEALLLLYCFVGLQVSYLTWGYLQEKIMTQEYEDVSGNKDYFQDSQFLVFVNRILAFLMSGLYLLVQRQPQHKAPLYKYAFCSLSNIMSSWCQYEALKYVSFPTQVLAKASKIIPVMIMGKIISHTTYEYYEYVTAILISIGMTFFMLDSSDYKNNGATTVSGVILLGGYLILDSFTSTWQNALFMEYGATSVQMMCVVNMFSCLFTAMSLFQQSSFPLVFSFMTKYRRFIIDCLLMSICSATGQLYIFYTISKFGPVTFVIIMTIRQGLAILLSCLMYHHRVTVIGITGILLVFGSVFLRTYCNNRLRAIRRRRAASNNIKD